The genomic window GGGAAAACCTCGCTGGCCGAAATCATCGCCCGCCATACCCGTTCGCATTTCGAACGGTTGAGCGGGGTGGAAACCGGGGTGGCGGAGGTGCGCCGGGTGCTGGCTGCTGCTGCGCATCGCCTGGAACGGACGGGTCGGCCCACCGTGTTGTTTCTGGACGAGATTCACCGGTTGAACCGTGCCCAGCAGGACGTGCTGTTGCCGGAGGTTGAGTCGGGTGTGATCCGTCTGATTGGTGCGACAACCGAGAATCCATTTTTCTTCGTGAATGCGCCGTTGGTGTCGCGGTCGCAGATTTTCGAGCTCCAACCCCTCACGGAGGAGGAGTTGCTGGTGCTGATGCGCCGGGCCCTTGCGGATGCCGAGCGGGGGCTGGGGCATATGCGGGTGGAGGTCAGTGAGGAGGCGTTACGTCACCTGGCGCGCGTGGCTGATGGCGATGCGCGCAAGGCGCTCAACGCGCTGGAGATTGCCGCTTTGACCACCCCGCCCGGACCGGACGGGATCATCCGGGTGGACCTGACCGCCGCCGAGCAGAGCATCCAGAAAAAAGCGGTGGTGTACGATGCGGCCGGGGACGCGCATTACGACACCATTTCGGCCTTCATCAAATCGCTGCGGGGCAGCGATCCGGACGCTGCCCTGTACTGGCTTGCCAAGATGATCCATGCGGGTGAGGACCCCCGATTCATTGCGCGCCGGCTGGTGATCTGTGCGGCCGAGGACGTGGGCCTGGCCGATCCCATGGCGCTGGTGTTGGCCGTGGCGGCGCAGCAGGCTGCCGAACGGGTGGGCTGGCCCGAGGCCCGCATCCCCCTGGCGGAGGCCACCGTGTATATCGCCACCGCCTACAAGAGCAACAGCGCCTACAAGGCCATTGAGGCGGCTCTGGCCGACGTCCGACAGAACCGCACGCAGCCGGTTCCGCGCCATCTGCGGGACACCCACTATCGGGGCGCGGAACGGTTGGGCCACGGCGTGGGTTACCAGTACCCGCACGATCATCCCGGGCATTTCGTGCCCCAGGATTACCTGGGCGTGGACAAGGTGTTTTACGAGCCCGGCGACCAGGGGGCCGAAAAACGGATTCAGGAACGCCTTCGGTACTGGCGCAGCCTGCGGGAGGGCGGTGGGCCGCCGGCTTCCACCCCGCCCCGGAACAACGCGGAATGACCCATGATCCCGCCGGATCCGACCGCGATCGAAAGGCTCAAGGCCCGGTGGCGCGCGGAAATGCGGCATCGCCTGGCGGCGATGCCCGAGGCCGATCGAATGGCCGAGTCTTGCAGGATTTGTGAAGTTTTGGCCGGCAGCCTGCCCTGGCAACGGGCGCGGGTGGTGTTGTTGTACGCACCTTTGCCGGGGGAACCGGACGTGCGGCCGTTGTGGCGGCGAGCGCTGGAGGAGGGCAGGCAACTGGCCTTACCCAGATACGATCCGGTCCGGGACGCCTACGTGCCGGCGCTGGTGACGCGGCCCGAAGAGGACCTGTGCCACGGTCGGTACGGTGTGAAAGAGCCCCGACCCGAACTGCCGGCTCTGAGCTGGGATCAACCGGACCTGATCGTGGTGCCGGGGCTGGCGTTTGATCCGTGGGGCGCGCGGCTGGGACGCGGCGGCGGTCATTACGATCGGATGCTGCACCTGACGCACGGTTTTCGTTGCGGGGTGGCGTTCCGGTGCCAGTGGACCGGGCGTTTGCCCGCACTGCCGCACGACGTGCGCATGCACGCCGTGGTGACCGCCGGCGGGTGGTTTGAAGTGGAATTGAAGGGGCCCGAACCACCCGGACAGGACCCGGCTGTTTCGACCCGGTAAGAGTCCAGTGGCGGTCGGGGGAAAAGGGTGGCTCGATCAGGTGCGGATCTGTCCCTGGCCG from Limisphaera ngatamarikiensis includes these protein-coding regions:
- a CDS encoding AAA family ATPase, whose translation is MPLAARMRPRTLDEFVGQTHILGPGRLLRRAIEADRIQSLILYGPPGTGKTSLAEIIARHTRSHFERLSGVETGVAEVRRVLAAAAHRLERTGRPTVLFLDEIHRLNRAQQDVLLPEVESGVIRLIGATTENPFFFVNAPLVSRSQIFELQPLTEEELLVLMRRALADAERGLGHMRVEVSEEALRHLARVADGDARKALNALEIAALTTPPGPDGIIRVDLTAAEQSIQKKAVVYDAAGDAHYDTISAFIKSLRGSDPDAALYWLAKMIHAGEDPRFIARRLVICAAEDVGLADPMALVLAVAAQQAAERVGWPEARIPLAEATVYIATAYKSNSAYKAIEAALADVRQNRTQPVPRHLRDTHYRGAERLGHGVGYQYPHDHPGHFVPQDYLGVDKVFYEPGDQGAEKRIQERLRYWRSLREGGGPPASTPPRNNAE
- a CDS encoding 5-formyltetrahydrofolate cyclo-ligase, giving the protein MIPPDPTAIERLKARWRAEMRHRLAAMPEADRMAESCRICEVLAGSLPWQRARVVLLYAPLPGEPDVRPLWRRALEEGRQLALPRYDPVRDAYVPALVTRPEEDLCHGRYGVKEPRPELPALSWDQPDLIVVPGLAFDPWGARLGRGGGHYDRMLHLTHGFRCGVAFRCQWTGRLPALPHDVRMHAVVTAGGWFEVELKGPEPPGQDPAVSTR